The sequence taCATTAtgccagaatgagccttttatatataGATCTATAGAGGCCACCATTTTACAATAGCCTcataatggacaaactaaacatcctTTGAATTTTGATGCTAATTGGAGGCTACATACAGAAGGTTCTCCAACACATCTGGAAGGGAGGGGTGAGGTCAGGATGGTGGAAAACtgcactctctcgctctctctctcttttatatACCCTTCTTAGTGAAGACACTAAGAGACacaatttattcattaattaccctaaccatccatcttctaccactttatcctccacatcaagGTCgtgggggcactggtgccaatcccagctgacatagggtgaaaggtagGATACACCCTGgtaaccatcacaacaacatgcccaaccctaaccttaaccaaaatCTAATTCTAACATTAACCCCAAAATCTAGTCTTGATTAaccctcaaaaaaacaaaaaactttaacGTTGTGAAGATCAGAAATGTCCTCAAAAAGAAAGGACATATTGTGACTGAACTCTTCTCACTTGCCTCTTACTGCTTTGGCACAGCTTTCACAgatgatttaaaatatatatataaacttcATCCTCCCACAAAATGTCACTTGCATCTCAGGTTTTCATACAAACTTGTGAGTTAAAAACTATGCAGTGGATTGTTTGAATAGAATTTGCATTAAATCAAATGCTAgtttgctgttattgttgttattattattattagtagtattattattattattattatcattattattattcatattattattattattacatacaaCATTCTCCCATTTGTGTCAGAATTGTTTCAGCAgtgtttacttttgaaaatCGAAAATCTATTCACTTATGTGACACCAGTCAACACGTTACAAACTGACCGTTACAATCTAATAATGTATGCATCTCTGCCATGGTTTGTCTACAGTGCAAATAACAGACCTGTGGCAATGTTCAGTCTCGGGATCACACACTGAAACCATACAGAAATAAAGAGTGGATAGTCCTCACCCAGTGCCCTGAGCAACTCGTCGAAATTCTCGCTGTTCTTCATTTTCCAGTTGCCAGCAAAATTGGGCATTTTTCTGGTGGGATGTCGTCAGCCTCTGCCTGCTGTTGTCTGgtgtctcctctgctgcctttaTTCTGGCTCTTTGTCTCCTTCTGCCTGTCCCTacactccctcctctctcttcctctcctcctctcctctcttctcctctctcttttccacaCAGCAGACcaaacccccctcccctcctgccTCCTCTCCCAGACACATGCTCCTGGtgatttattgtcattgcaGATTTCTTTTAATGATGGCACTAAATTGTGTTTTGGTTGGGGGGTCTTGATGTCTCATCTGTGACTGGAGTTTGTGGAACTTAATGGTGCATGTGTCGCACACTTCCCAGCAGCACTCACTGCCTCTACTTCTCCTTTTATATGGAGGGTTTGGGACCTTGTATTTAACGGTTGCCTCACCCTCATTCACAATCCTGTCATGTACTTGACATGTACTAGTTTTGATTTGCCCCTGTTAAGAGATTTCTGCCTCCAGGCTAAGGCAATGGCGGTAAATCAAACTTTGCCTGTGGTGAAcattaaagcattttatttattatttattttcccagaGAGTCTGAGAGATTGGTGACACTCAGCggaatgaatgttttatttatcttcaataaagtattttattaattaatcaatgtaagaaaacaatgaaaagtgatATTTAGTCTCAAAATGacacatattattatatattacttttatttttatatattactagatattaattttttaaataacttcCAAGTGAGCCATCTCAGCTTTGGCTCCTGTGGTTTATTTCTGGGTGTCAGGGGCATAAATCCACTGCAGTTTAGTATAGTGCAGGTCACATGTTTGTCCCTGTGGACGTTAATTTGACGGTGCtgaattctaaaaaaacatattattgtgtgtttgaatggagAGAAGGAACAAGCACAGCAGCCACAAACAGTTTTAGACCACATACCAGCGTATCGTCGATTCAATATTTGTGTAAATGCAGGATGGGGAATCCTTTAAACTCCCGTCTTATTATGTCATGTGCATCAAATACAGACTGTGAAAGCTGCTAAGTAAAACTTCAAATCTCAAAGATTATGCAACAGTCTTTTGGGTCCAACTCTCATGTCACACCTCTGAATGCATAAATCTTCCCTCCTTTTAttctgagaacacacacacacacacacacacacacatctaccaCCATTACATCCCCTGAGAAATGGGAGGCCCTTCCTCAAACCTCGGCCAAGTCAGATTTGTTCCCGCTCCGACAGACTCTCATCAGTCTTGCTGACAAAATGCCTTCCAGACACTGCTTGATAATTAATGTATAGAGCAGAGCAGGGAGCACTCTGTCATCCCACCAGGAAGTGTCAGCTCAAAGAGGGCCTCTGTCGGCTTCCGCAGACCTCCTTGTTTGCTTTATTCATCAGTACGTTTGTCTGTTGGTGTTTGGGAGGttttatttccaaaataaagGAGAAAGTGACCATTGAGTGTAAGGATAGAAAAGTATGTGGGACAAGTTAGAGTGAAATCACAGTTGTAGGATTATtgtctgctgccctctgctgctgtgtttatgaaaatgttATCAGTTGAAAATTAGGAACAGTTGTGTTTGTATTACCTCACATCCTCTGCCATGATGGACTGCCATGTTTGCTCAGTAGTCCAGAATGTATGTTTTGACGCCACCTGATTCTGACCCGTTTCTCATGTGGATGGGGAGCGTAAATCATTTAGTAATATTTCTActataaaacaattaaaagttCTGTTTTATTAGTGTTATCTGCAATCCACGGTATCATCTGAAGCATGATAATTTGAAGTCTCACCTTTTATCTGTGTCCAGTTTTAAGAGCCTCTATTTATTTTGTACGGAAGAAGATAAGGGACAGATGTTACATTTGAGACTGACCTTTTTCTGAGAAAATGTTgggaaaaagtcaaaattctgactttttctcagacTGTCAGAATTCTCACaaaataattctgacttttttcttagaattctggctttttttatttttttttttttccgaaaCAAAATCacgtggccctaatcctcttccataaaTGTGGCCCAGTGTTTCCTTGTATTTTATTACATCGCTAGCACAGTGATCACTGAGTAggcaaagataaaaacaataacaacaaaaaccactTGATTTTCcacttgaaaataaatatattttctaCAGCCTGATTGTGTTATATGATAATGACTATTATGTCATTACCAGCAGGGGCAGCTAAATTTAGCAGTTAACGTTAAAAACTACTTTTGTTGTATAACAAAAGTTAATTTCACTGTCCTATTcagtcagactgactgacaagaaatgtatcattaaatattgatttaaagagggaaagaaaatcaaaatgatGAATCCCAATATGTGTAGAATTGCAATAAGAACCATAATACAAATCAAAATGGTAGCCAAGTATCATGATATGATTACAAACTGTGACAAAAGCACATTGTAGCTCTAGTACATGccactaaatcttacacactggtccttgaATTGGTTGAATCCAAATtggttgatgttgttgtttcttcttattggttttattaattGTCAGGCTGCCTTGATGGTCGTGGATCCTCTCATATTAACTTTTGCAGACACAGAATCCCGTTTTCTGCTCCCAAACACACTGCACAGTGAAGTCCTTGAGGAGGACGATCACTGACAGGAAAATCTTTGTTGCTCCACTGCTGAACTTCTCTCTTcttatatattctttttttttcttcactaaaCCAACTGTAAAGGTCCGTAAATGTTTAAGAAGAATAACAGATGTCAAAACTATTAAtgctgaaatatttattttggcaAGTATTAGGCTCGTTTCATTCTCAACTACAGTTGTGATGTGATTTGAAAGGACATCTGCTAATGCAATGTTCCCATAACCTTTTATATGAGGACTCACTTTGTAGAGACGACaaattgtcattgtcatttacAATATGAAgtgtgacaagagcaaatctgtgcattagtaccattattattatcattacaacatacatatatattgagTGAGGTAAACCAGCCACTTCCTAAAGATGTCTTGAATTGACAAattcaaaaacatcattttaggCATTTTCTTATTCTAGAAATTGCTATTTAAACAAATGTGgaaatattcataaaaaaaaaccaaaacctgTTGGTTCAACAGCagacatcatgttttattgtcaaaaaGGACGAAGACACTGTGTCAacatatatgagtgtgtgtaacTTACATGTCCTCTGTACTGTCCAGAATCATTTTATTACAGATTGCACTGATTCACTTCTCTTTTGATTGGGGCTTGAGTTCTTCATAAAATATGAAGGGAAAATAAAGCTTGTTGTTGGGTCCACAAGTGAATCTACATATATATTCTGGAGTGTTCAGGTAATGCTTAGATGTttgtaacatatatataaacaatttAAGAGGTCATTACTGGACCTTATGGCTTCACCTGCTTTCAAATTTAGGATTGTGCTTCCAGTCAAAGTATAACTGCCCCTTATCACATTTTTCTATATGTAGGACACAACATCGAACAACACATGTGATTAGTAACAATAAAGATCACTGGAAATAACacttaaaataacaaactgaactCAATGACATCCCCAAAAATACATAAACTGCATGAGCCACAATACTGAGTTATTCaggtgaaacaaatgaaaaacaaacagcagttttGACACTTTTGTAGTCAGAATATTCACATGATTTAcaagatagatatatatacacacacacaatcatatttttctcagaaacatttgcattattGCACTCAACAGCTACTATCACAGTAGTAAAGCAACAGGTTTTCTGCTTCACCTTTGCCTCATAGGTTTTAACTGGGAGACCAACGCAATGGAAAGTTCCTGAAAATTACCCGTTCACATAATCAGTAATTTATTAACCAGCTTCATTACTGCAATGAATTCTACAGTGCCAATAAGACAGCAAATTagtacattaaataaaaactgataaaCTGTTGCGCTGAATGTTTAATGTCTTGGAAAATGGAAACTGTCAACTCATTTAGTTTTGATTCAGGGAAAAAATTGACAAATAAATCTACAACATAAAAAATGCCACTGATTACAGAACATCTAAGTTTCCTCTCATGCAGGttcagcattttaaaatatattttttaagtatTAGTTCTGAATTCAGGAATGGACACAGCAGCCACTTTGGTGAGTGTGGGGGAGAGAATTTAAACAGACGTGTTAAACAATATAGAAAACTAATCCTACAATATGCAACAATTTGTCTGCATATCCAGTGTTAAAACAATACTGAAATCTCAGTACATTCATACTAAAACGCAACAACCCTGTTTCAGCAGCAAGATTCCACCTCAAaattacaagaaaaaacaaaaatatttatagCGATTATACACTTGTGTATGAAATAGTATACTTGATAtcttctagcactactcggctctactcttTTTGCTATCAGGCacatcgttttccattactgcaTAGTAGCTCCTCGACGTGGGCGGCAGTAGCGTCTACATGTGACACATAGACTGACAcaatcactgaagtgaaatacggctgaacgggtTTTGATTctgctcacgatcgccggctttcagcagtgctgtcgctcaATACACCAGATACATcagctgttaaatattgagattttagaaatttccttACTAAAtcttggagattaacccacgttttcaggatttttaaatcttttaaactgatctacaggTACTAAGAAAGTACCAGGTATTATCTCAAATGggacacggttggtgtagtggttagcactcttgcctttgtagcaagaagacccgggttcaatcCCCAgttgaaacaagggcctttctgcctTTCtggattttgcatgttctccccatgtgtgtgtgggtgttctccagcttcttcccacagtccaaaaaaaagcaatatggggattaggtaaatggctcactctaaattgaccatgagagtgaatggttgtttgtctctatatgtggactggcgatctgtccagggtgtacctatcgcccctatgacagctgagatgggcacagcaccccccacgatcagcggtagaaaatggatggaaaagcaaatagagctagaactgtatagtaaAACCTGCTATAAATGTTACTCAGTAGACCTTTAATGATCAAGTATTTGTGTTATGTTATTGAAAGTGAGGCCATAATATCAAATGCCCCTGGTAGCTGACTGCAGTAGGTCATACACCTCCATATTAAGATGGGATGAACATTCAagtgcatctttttttctttttttccccacacatgGTCTGTCATGCCAGTTAAATCTTAAGAAACTGATATATGTTCAAGTGTTCCTCAGGGAGGGGCAATGtaagctttaaataaaatagatcATTCACCAAGACAAATAATTAGataaaatcatatcacaataaaTCTTACACAGCAGAGTAGTGTGAACTTTTGTGAAACCTTTTGTTGCTctaataaaacaggaaactgaagtttgtatcACTTTGTGAACCTTTCTCTCCTCTATAACAAAGtacacaacaaagaaagaaaagtagaGGTTTTGCTCAAAGAAACTGGAGCTGTTGGTCCATTTCTGCCTcatttacccaagtgacacaaactcagcGCCTGTGTCCTAGCTATATAGTTTATAAccaaatgtgtcattattttttaatgacataaaaatgcatATCAATATTaacatgaatatatgaatgGCATCAATATATTTCAACCCCCGTGCTCATGTTTCTGCCAAGTTATGTTTTGATTAGTTATTTGACACTAAAAACAAGGGCTAAGATTACATGTGGTCCATGTGTCGTATCTTTTACCAGTGTCTCGAGTCCACCAGCTCTGGTCGCAAACTCAGTTTTTTTAGCGCCTCGTAACCAACAACCATGACGATAGCAGTGGGTGTGGATGATATGATACGTGCCGACAGTCCTTTGGTCAATCCCCAGAAGCCCTCCTCTTTGATCAGCTGCCTGAAAGTCTCCATGACTGAGGTCCTGCCTTCAacctaaacaaaaacacacagacagacaagttAACCACAAACCATTATCAAAGTATCTTTGAACTTTTATTTGCACAGATGTATCAATATTACTCTGTGGTAACATTCCCCACTGAATGTCAAGACTGAGCAGACCAAGTGGCAGTTAAACATGACAGCTTCATATACAGCAGCACTATGGCTGAAAACAGGGAGGCGATAGATACATTAACAAGTTGGCCCTAAATTGAAAGCCAAATTTGGTCACAGTTAATTACAGTGTAGGTCAATAAATGATACTGTATGTAGATGGAGGACTGACTTGGCACACTGACACCTAAAGACCACAAACAGTGGAAAGAAAGTTGACTAAAGATCTAGTGAGAAACATTTATTGTGTCAGTTATTGAAAAATATCTAATGGAAGACAACGTGCACTTTTCTAACAACTTTATCCACACAGTCAAAATAACCTAATTACTGCTTAATTACTTCAAGCAACGGGAAATACATTGCATTTATCATTAAGCTGTACAATATTACCAAAtaccaaaaaaataattagaTCTGTGTGTGCTatcaataaatgattaatttccACTGCTGTGTTCTGACTTGATGTGTTACCTGTATTCTGGCTCTAACCACATCCATTGGGTTTGTTACTGTGGAGGCAGTAGCTGCAGCCAAAGGTCCAGCCATGCCTTGGAGAATCAGATGAGGGCAGTCACTGGGAGCCAGTATCGAGAGTTGCTCTGTAGGACAGAACAAATGTGGATTACAGATGCTGCATTAGAGGCATGTCAGATAACACAGTAGCAACCAAAACCTCACCCTTCACTGACTGAGGCAATAGTTAGTGGCAACATTTAAGGAGGGTTTGTGAATATACATAtagcaaaaaaatacacatattgcAAAGAGTGTTTGAACTGCTTTAGATGTAGATTGTTCcatgaaattgttttgtttggccAAGAACTTACCATAAACTTTTATGGTAATTTGCAGTATGGCACACTTTACTTAAATAAAGCATCAACCAGTTCTTCTTTGTAATAAAACCATGTTATTAGAATGAAAATAATGCatgaatattgtgttttcagCAACAGCATGGGCTACACTCTGTTTGGGTCTATGGTAGCAGCAAATCCAAAGCAGAGAGACATTAACGCCATATACCCAATAGcttgttctgttttgttgtttttttatgccaaGTCATATTGTCACTGCAAAATTCATCAATATTCTTGTATAATGTGATGTCTCCCTAATACATGCAGCATTGTTAGTAGCTAAAATTTGGGTACAACTATAGCTCTTTACCATCCACATGGAAAGTTGGAATTCATGTTAACTACTGATTTACTAAAGCAGTGGAAACAGATTAACAGGTCATGACAAAACACAAGCTAAAGGTTTTGGTGAAAATATACATCTGCACAGTGCTTTGTTGTGTATCACATACCAGCataaaaatgatagaaaggccACCAGACGGCGCTGTTTGGGATGTAGGTGAGTAAAGAAGCAAAATATCCTCTGTAGAAACCCCGGAAACCATCAGCAGCAAAAATCTGAGCCAAAATGTTTCTGGTTTGGCCAAACACCTTTTTCGGCTTTGTGGTGTCTGTGTCAGAACTGAGTCTAAAGCGTGTGAGGTGCTCTCCTTGGCCTTGCATCATCAGCTGCTGAGAGACAACATCTATGGGAACGGTGATGCTCTGAGCTACCAAGGAGGCTGAGCCCCCTGCCACTAGTGACTTAACTGTATTGTCCTTGGTATACTGGGACACATACTTCCTCACCAGCTCGTAGGTGGTTATGTAAGCCTGGCCTGAGATGAGCGTAAAAGAGTTGACCATGAAGCCACGGTACAGGCCCCGGATGCCTTCTGCACGTAGGATTTTGAAGAAAGCATCAAAAGTGCCGTTGTAGAGTGATTTGCCCCTCTGCACCTGCAGCCGAGTGCGGATAAGTGTTGCCGGGTAAACAGTGGCACGGATGGTCATTGTCATGAACACCCCAAAAGAGTAGAACTTCCTCTTGTCAAGGTCCTCCCACTCAATGATCTGGATGTTCCTTTTCTGCTGCATCCTGCCAGCTGTAGGTGTCCCCTCATCAGACTGAGTCCTGCCTGTCaccatgaaaaacaacagtgcagTCAGTGAAATGGTTTTTACTCATCATTAAAGCTCAAGTTTCACAAATATACTACATAAAACTGCAGCACATGAGACACCTTATACAGCAGGAGTCTCCCCAAATTCCCCAATGCACATTATGTCAAGTACACCAAGCCAAAGGCCAACACATGGAGGAGAAACAGACATATAtcc is a genomic window of Solea senegalensis isolate Sse05_10M linkage group LG7, IFAPA_SoseM_1, whole genome shotgun sequence containing:
- the slc25a44b gene encoding solute carrier family 25 member 44b, translated to MQQKRNIQIIEWEDLDKRKFYSFGVFMTMTIRATVYPATLIRTRLQVQRGKSLYNGTFDAFFKILRAEGIRGLYRGFMVNSFTLISGQAYITTYELVRKYVSQYTKDNTVKSLVAGGSASLVAQSITVPIDVVSQQLMMQGQGEHLTRFRLSSDTDTTKPKKVFGQTRNILAQIFAADGFRGFYRGYFASLLTYIPNSAVWWPFYHFYAEQLSILAPSDCPHLILQGMAGPLAAATASTVTNPMDVVRARIQVEGRTSVMETFRQLIKEEGFWGLTKGLSARIISSTPTAIVMVVGYEALKKLSLRPELVDSRHW